The Lactuca sativa cultivar Salinas chromosome 2, Lsat_Salinas_v11, whole genome shotgun sequence genome includes a window with the following:
- the LOC122197529 gene encoding G-patch domain-containing protein 1-like, which translates to MLLLLPKEELEDEASPITASIKCRGSRESSTTIQDVETPSTATILLYWVTKMHVDGFRFDPASIMTRGSSLFDAINLVEASDNPETQAEYEKEISPDWWGNKFGFVSGGLLGAQSKRKKSNSTSKITQNSNKRTAFYEEDQENLYKLVQDKATSGKQGLGIKDRPRKIAGVRFQGTKTSFSDSEREESESEDDHSLKKQKIDDVSESKVKLKKLCRKLLSQVPEKSLKLKKLKALIDENSSIFSNFSSKKDSLEFLRQKLECSEKFIVEGKRVSLSSK; encoded by the exons ATGCTGCTGCTTCTGCCAAAGGAAGAGTTGGAAGATGAAGCTTCACCTATAACAGCTTCCATAAAATGTAGGGGCTCAAG GGAGAGTTCTACAACTATTCAGGATGTGGAAACACCTTCAACTGCAACCATCCTATT ATATTGGGTAACAAAGATGCATGTCGATGGATTTCGGTTTGATCCCGCCTCTATCATGACAAGAGGCAGCAG CCTTTTTGATGCAATAAAT CTGGTGGAAGCATCTGATAATCCTGAAACACAAG CTGAATATGAAAAAGAAATATCTCCAGACTGGTGGGGTAACAAATTTGGATTTGTGTCTGGAGGATTACTTGGAGCACAATCCAAGAGAAAGAAGTCTAACAGCACATCGAAAATCACTCAAAATAGTAACAAAAGGACTGCATTTTATGAAGAGGATCAAGAGAATCTTTACAAACTTGTACAA GATAAAGCAACTTCTGGAAAACAGGGACTTGGTATAAAGGATCGCCCAAGGAAAATAGCAGGGGTTCGCTTTCAAGGGACAAAAACGTCTTTTAGCGACAGTGAGAGGGAGGAGTCTGAGTCGGAAGATGATCAttctttaaaaaaacaaaaaattgatgATGTGTCGGAATCAAAAGTGAAGCTAAAGAAACTCTGTAGAAAGCTTCTTAGCCAGGTACCTGAGAAATCATTGAAGCTTAAAAAACTCAAAGCTCTAATCGATGAAAACTCTTCAATTTTTTCCAATTTCTCTTCAAAGAAGGATTCTCTTGAATTTTTGAGACAGaag CTTGAATGCAGTGAAAAGTTTATTGTGGAAGGGAAGAGAGTTAGTCTCTCATCAAAATGA